The segment CAGCGGGCGCGGCAGGGCGACACACAGGCCTTCGCAGCGCTGTATGCCAGACACCAGCGAACCATATACAGCCTCATCAGGCATCTGACCGCCGACTCGGAGGCGGCGGCCGATCTCACGCAGGAGACTTTTGTGAAAGCGTGGCACGGCCTGCCGCGCTTGCGGGCCGAAGTGGCGTTCGGGGGCTGGTTGCGCATCATCGCCACCAACCTCGTGCGGGATCGGAGCCGCCGTCGCAAGCCTGAGATCTTGATGACCGACAGCGCCAATGACGAGGGGGTCGTACCGGAAGCCGCTGACGGTGACCCGCCCATGGCCGAACAGTACATCCTGAGCCAGGAGCAACGCACCATCCGCCAGGCGGTGAGCCGTCTGCCCGAGCCGCAGCGCCTGGTCGTCGTGATGCACCATTTTGAGGACAGGCCTGTCGCCGAGATCGCGACGGAGTTGGGGATCCCGCTGGGGACGGTGCTGTCGAGACTGGCGCGAGGGCGTGAAGCCTTGAGGCGGCGCCTGGGCGCCGCAGTCGAAGCTTGAGCCAACGCACAGAAACGTGATGAACATGAGATGCCGAATGAACCGAAAGCTGGCCGACTACCAGGTGGGCCTGCTGAGTCCGTATGAGCGTGCCCAGGTGGCCCATCACCTGGCGAGTTGCGCTGCGTGCCGCGCCGAGCTGGCGGCCCTGGAGCGGACCGTGTCGTTGCTGCGGCCGATGCCGACGGCCGATGCCCCGCCGCAGGTGTGGGCACACGTGGCGCAGCAACTGACGCCGCGACATGCTGTCCGCCGCGCTGTCGCGCCCCAGCGGCGGTACTGGGTGCCGGCCCTGGCCGCCGCCGTGCTGCTGCTGGTTGTGGGCCTGGCCGTCGTGCTGCCGCTGGTCCAGGGCCACGGGGTGGGCGTGCCGTCGCAGGTCGCCTATGCCGACCTGCAGGTGGCTGCCTCCTGGCACACGCCCCTGGCCGACAAGGCGGCCCTGGGGCTGGTGTTGATAGCCGATGAGGACACAGACCCCTTGCCGGGGGTTCAGGAGACTGTGGACTGACGTGCGTCTGTCACGCTGGTGGCTGCTGGGCTTGGCGCTGGTGACCCTGGCCGGCTGTGAGCGGAAGCTCACGCCAGACCAGGGCCATCGCGTGTTGCAGCGGGTGCAGCAGGCCCGCCGCACGCTGTGCTTGCAGGGCAAGCTTATCACCTATGTGCGCGTGCCCGATCAGGAACTCAGGGCGGATGGCGAGATGTACCGGGGCCCCGGTGTCATCCGCCTGAAGTACACCTCGGGGCGCTTTGCGGGCTGGCAGATCATCGAGCAGGATGGCCTGGTCTGGCGGGTCGGCCCCGACGGCAGGCCGAGTCCATCGCCCATCGGCCCGGAGGCGGGCCTCAGCCTGCCCGCGGAGGGTGATCTGGACGTGTCCTACCTGGGGCTGACCCGCGTCGCCGGACGCTGGGCGCGACGGTACGTGGTGTACCCCCGGGGGGGGCAACTGGCGCGGCTGGTCGTCGCCGTGGACGCCGGGACCTCGTACCCCTTGCGGATGCAGCGGTATGGCCCGGCCGGCCGGCTTGTGTCCGAGACGACCTACCGCGACATCCGCTATAATGTCGCTCCGCCGCCCAAGGTAGCGCCCCCGCCTGTTGCCGAGCAGCACCGCCCGGGCGACCGTCTGTCCCGTGGCACACAGAAGACCGAGAAGGAGCTCGTCAAGCTGCTGGGCGGGCCGCTGCTGAAGCCGAGCTACATCCCCCGCGGCCTGCAACTGCGGGGCTTCTACTCCCGTGAGACGCGCCGTGGCACGCTGGCGGAGATCCGCTACTCGGATGGCCTGCGTACGCTGGTTGTGGCACAGATGAAGGCGCCGGCCCGGCGCCCGGGGGCTCAGCCGAACGGCCGGAGAGCGGGTAGCCGCGACGGCAGGCAGCCGCCACCGTCGGCCGCGCCACGCCCGCCGGGTGGCGCTGAAGGCCGGCGAGGCGGCTGGTGGCAGCGCTTTGGCGGGGGAGGGGGCCAGGGAGGCGCTAACGGTAGCCGAGAGGCTAGCCACGGCGGCCGCAACATGCTGCACGAGCGGCGTGGCGACCGTGTCGTCATCGTCAGCGGCGATGTGGGCGCCGACGAGGTGCGCAAGGTTCTCGACAGCGTGCCCTACCCGGCCGGCCAGAAGCCCGGGACGAAGTTCTGACACGCCGACAGAGCAGCCGCGCTCCCACGGCCTCAGGCAGGCCTCCTCCCTCCGGGCGGCGAACTTCCCCGCATTGCTTCATGACAGAGGTGTCACCGTGAGCGATGCAGCCTGCAGTTCCCCCGATGACAAGTGCGTGGTGTGTTTCGGCGATTCCGTCACCCAGGGCGTGCCCATCGTGGCCCCGGACGACACGTTCGTGGCCCTGCTTGGGCGTCGCCTGGACATGCGCTACCAGCCCGACTTCGGCGTGCGCACGGTCAATGCCGGCGTGGGCGGCGAGAACACCCGGGAGGGCCTGGCGCGGATCGAGCGCGATGTGTTCGCCCACCAGCCGGTCCTCGTCACCGTCGAGTTCGGCCTCAATGACATCCGCTGGGAGCCGGCGAAGACGGTGAGTGAGGAGCAGTTCGCCACCAACCTGCGCGAGATGCACCGGCGCATCACCGACACCGGCGCCGGTGTCATCCTCATGACCCCGAACCCCATTGTGGGTCTGTACCACGTCTACTCCCATGGTCTGGACTACTACGACCGGTGGGGCGGCTGCGACGGCCTCAACGCCATCTATGCGGAGATCATCCGCCAGGTTGCGGCGGAACTGGCGGTCCCGCTATGCGACATCTATGCGGCTTTTGTGAAAGAAGCGGTTAGATCGGAGTTCCGTGGGGAAACATTTGACTATCGTGATTTGTCAGTACTGAGCAGGTACATTAGCTCGCAGGATGGCGTACACCCCACTGCCGCCGGCCAGGAACTCATTGCCGGCGAGCTGTACGGGACGATTGTGTCGCATGACCTGCTCGCCGCATGTGACTGACCGCCGTCTGAATCGAGCTGCCGCCGGTCGTTCCCGTAGCACCTGCGCGTGGCTGTGCCCCGCCCTTGACCGTGACGCCGAGGGGCGGAAGGAGCAGGCTGACGAGCCTGCCCCATACCAGAGGTGGGATGCGTATGGTCCCGACGGCTGTTGTCAAGGCAGAGCCGACCCTCACAGCCAGTGACGTCGCCGTCCGCGCCGAGGACATGTACCTGGTCCACGCGGCCCAGGAAGGCAGTGCTGACGCCTTCAGCGCCCTGGTGGACAAGTACCACAGCAAGGTGTTCGGCATCGTCTACCGCATGTGCGGCCCGGTCGAGGCGGACGACCTGACCCAGGACATCTTCCTCCGTGCCCTGACTGCGCTGCGCAAGTTCCAGTTCCAGGGCGAATCCAGCTACCGGACCTGGCTGTACCGCATCGCCGTCAACGCCTGCATCAATGAACTGCGGCGGCGGAAGCGGCGCTTCCAGATTGAGGGGCCGTCCCTGGACGAGTTGGTTGAGACGAACAGCGGGTTGATGGAGCGCAGCATCCCGGACTTCTCGCGTATGCCCCACGAGATTGCGGAGCGGCGGGAGCTGCAGGAGTTGGTGCAGG is part of the bacterium genome and harbors:
- a CDS encoding sigma-70 family RNA polymerase sigma factor, whose amino-acid sequence is MMNADAALVQRARQGDTQAFAALYARHQRTIYSLIRHLTADSEAAADLTQETFVKAWHGLPRLRAEVAFGGWLRIIATNLVRDRSRRRKPEILMTDSANDEGVVPEAADGDPPMAEQYILSQEQRTIRQAVSRLPEPQRLVVVMHHFEDRPVAEIATELGIPLGTVLSRLARGREALRRRLGAAVEA
- a CDS encoding SGNH/GDSL hydrolase family protein, with protein sequence MSDAACSSPDDKCVVCFGDSVTQGVPIVAPDDTFVALLGRRLDMRYQPDFGVRTVNAGVGGENTREGLARIERDVFAHQPVLVTVEFGLNDIRWEPAKTVSEEQFATNLREMHRRITDTGAGVILMTPNPIVGLYHVYSHGLDYYDRWGGCDGLNAIYAEIIRQVAAELAVPLCDIYAAFVKEAVRSEFRGETFDYRDLSVLSRYISSQDGVHPTAAGQELIAGELYGTIVSHDLLAACD
- a CDS encoding zf-HC2 domain-containing protein; this encodes MNRKLADYQVGLLSPYERAQVAHHLASCAACRAELAALERTVSLLRPMPTADAPPQVWAHVAQQLTPRHAVRRAVAPQRRYWVPALAAAVLLLVVGLAVVLPLVQGHGVGVPSQVAYADLQVAASWHTPLADKAALGLVLIADEDTDPLPGVQETVD
- a CDS encoding sigma-70 family RNA polymerase sigma factor translates to MVPTAVVKAEPTLTASDVAVRAEDMYLVHAAQEGSADAFSALVDKYHSKVFGIVYRMCGPVEADDLTQDIFLRALTALRKFQFQGESSYRTWLYRIAVNACINELRRRKRRFQIEGPSLDELVETNSGLMERSIPDFSRMPHEIAERRELQELVQAVVQTLSPHHRAVIALIDLEGVEYEEAARIIGCPLGTLKSRLARARQAFGRRLKRHMERPPA